A single Brucella intermedia LMG 3301 DNA region contains:
- a CDS encoding GlxA family transcriptional regulator yields MIQASSVKRSIVFFLVPNFSMIAFATAIEPLRIANRMLGYDAYRWRLTSVDGKPVTASNGVECAVNASLEDERRFLQREQRPSMVFVCSGVYVEEFRNKSVFAWLREEYNRGVAVGGLCTGAHILAAAGLLSGKRCAIHWENLPGFSEAFPKAEVYADLFEVDSNLYTCAGGTASLDMMLKLIGDDFDANLVNKICEQALTDRVRSPQDRQRLPLRARLGIQNSKVLTIIEMMEANLSEPQALINVAHTIGLSRRQVERLFRQEMGRSPARYYLEIRLDRARHLLLQSSMPVVEVAVACGFVSASHFSKCYRELYGRSPQQERAERKMLVAA; encoded by the coding sequence ATGATCCAGGCTTCATCGGTTAAGCGGTCTATTGTCTTTTTTCTTGTTCCAAATTTTTCGATGATTGCTTTCGCAACGGCCATCGAGCCATTGCGCATTGCAAATCGAATGCTGGGCTATGACGCCTATCGTTGGCGACTGACATCTGTCGACGGAAAGCCGGTGACGGCCTCCAATGGCGTGGAATGCGCTGTCAACGCATCGCTAGAAGACGAGCGGCGCTTTTTACAGCGCGAACAGCGTCCATCGATGGTGTTCGTCTGTTCAGGCGTCTACGTAGAAGAATTCAGGAACAAATCAGTCTTTGCGTGGCTGCGCGAGGAGTATAATCGCGGTGTTGCCGTCGGCGGGCTTTGTACCGGCGCCCACATACTGGCGGCAGCCGGACTTCTATCCGGAAAGCGCTGCGCAATTCACTGGGAAAATCTTCCGGGTTTTTCGGAGGCTTTCCCCAAGGCGGAAGTCTATGCCGATCTTTTTGAGGTGGATAGCAACCTCTACACCTGCGCCGGTGGAACAGCTTCTCTCGATATGATGCTGAAACTGATTGGCGACGATTTCGACGCGAACCTGGTCAACAAGATTTGCGAGCAGGCCCTGACCGATCGTGTTCGCAGCCCACAGGATCGCCAGCGCCTGCCACTGCGCGCCCGCCTCGGCATTCAAAATTCGAAGGTACTGACCATTATCGAGATGATGGAAGCCAACCTTTCGGAACCGCAGGCGCTGATCAATGTCGCCCATACGATCGGCCTGTCCCGCCGGCAGGTTGAACGACTTTTCCGCCAGGAAATGGGCCGATCTCCGGCGCGCTATTACCTCGAAATCCGGTTAGATCGGGCACGGCACCTGCTGCTGCAATCGTCCATGCCGGTCGTTGAGGTTGCAGTTGCCTGCGGTTTCGTATCCGCGTCGCATTTTTCCAAATGCTACCGGGAACTCTATGGGCGCTCGCCGCAACAGGAACGTGCAGAGCGCAAAATGCTCGTCGCTGCCTGA
- a CDS encoding GcvT family protein: MAEFPKKAKVVIVGLGGIVGASVAHHLIERGWDDIVGIDKSGIPTDIGSTAHASDFCYATSHDFLSCWTTLYSIDFYEKMGHYARVGGIEVARVGDDARMDEIKRKVASGKAFGTRARLMEPAEIKEKFPLIEESLVQGGLWDPDAGLVIPRSQTVAGKLIDQAEAAGKLQSFANTPAQSLIVENGRIKGVVTHRGTIEADYVIICAGLWGRLIAEMVGEDLPVMPIDHPLTFFGPYTEFEGTGKEIGWPLMRDQGNSAYMRDTGDPKTAEGGQIEWGYYEEKNPRLCHPRDLLEKHEARLSPSQRDLEMDQILEPLERAIELTPILGELGYNESHSFNGFLQVTTDGGPSMGESQKVRGLWYAVAIWVKDGPGMGKLIADWMTDGRTSIDHHAIDYSRFYPHQMTEQYIWDRCTETAMKVYNPAVHPREPFSKGRNIRRSPFYEREVELGGYFMELGGWERAHGYAANEHLLEKYGDRVPVRENEWDNRHFWRVSNAEHLELTENCGIINLSHFAMYDIEGPDHVELMEWLCAAKIGGDANIGKGIYTHFLDDEGMVRADFTAIRMADRIRMINGADAGPRDFHYMRRVAEDKGFDVTIIDVTEKYVTIGIWGPNARENLKKVVENPEGLDAENFPFAAIKPIRIAGKDVTAFRISYVGEQGWELHMRYEDGLAVWDALRSTGVIAVGVETYANTRRMEKSLRLQNADLLTEYNLLEADLARPKVKEADFRGKAKHLEYRAREHQPAMLCTLVMTDNLDKNGVARYPVGIMPVQDPETGETLVDELGRRSFTTSVAYGPTIGKNIALAYLPWAYCQEGRKLSVEYFGETYPVEVRSIGYKPLYDPENLKPRS, translated from the coding sequence ATGGCAGAGTTTCCTAAGAAGGCGAAAGTTGTGATTGTCGGGCTGGGCGGTATCGTCGGGGCTTCGGTTGCACATCATCTGATCGAGCGGGGCTGGGATGATATCGTCGGCATCGATAAATCCGGCATTCCGACCGACATCGGCTCGACAGCCCATGCGTCAGACTTCTGCTATGCGACGAGCCACGACTTCCTTTCCTGCTGGACGACGCTCTATTCCATCGATTTCTACGAAAAGATGGGGCATTACGCGCGCGTCGGCGGTATCGAAGTGGCGCGCGTTGGCGACGATGCCCGCATGGACGAAATCAAGCGCAAGGTCGCATCGGGCAAGGCCTTCGGCACCCGCGCGCGGTTGATGGAACCGGCGGAGATAAAGGAAAAGTTCCCTCTCATCGAGGAGAGCCTCGTTCAAGGCGGCCTGTGGGACCCGGATGCCGGCCTGGTTATCCCACGCTCACAGACCGTTGCCGGCAAGCTGATCGATCAGGCAGAGGCCGCAGGCAAGCTGCAGAGTTTCGCCAACACGCCTGCACAGTCGCTGATCGTGGAAAACGGTCGCATCAAGGGCGTCGTCACGCATCGTGGCACCATCGAGGCCGATTATGTCATCATCTGTGCGGGACTTTGGGGCCGCCTGATTGCCGAAATGGTTGGCGAAGACCTGCCCGTCATGCCGATCGATCATCCGCTGACATTTTTCGGTCCCTATACCGAGTTCGAAGGAACGGGCAAGGAAATCGGCTGGCCGCTCATGCGCGATCAGGGCAACTCGGCCTATATGCGCGATACGGGCGATCCAAAAACCGCTGAAGGCGGACAGATCGAATGGGGCTATTACGAAGAAAAGAACCCGCGCTTGTGCCATCCGCGTGACCTTCTGGAAAAGCACGAAGCGCGTCTCTCGCCATCGCAGCGCGACCTCGAAATGGACCAGATTCTGGAACCGCTGGAGCGGGCAATCGAACTGACGCCCATTCTGGGCGAACTCGGCTATAATGAAAGCCACTCCTTCAACGGCTTCCTGCAAGTCACGACCGATGGCGGTCCATCCATGGGCGAAAGCCAGAAGGTGCGCGGCCTGTGGTATGCCGTCGCCATCTGGGTCAAGGACGGTCCCGGCATGGGCAAACTCATCGCCGACTGGATGACCGACGGCCGCACATCCATCGACCATCACGCCATCGACTATTCGCGCTTTTATCCGCATCAGATGACGGAACAGTACATCTGGGACCGCTGCACGGAAACCGCGATGAAGGTTTATAATCCGGCAGTTCACCCGCGCGAACCCTTTTCAAAGGGCCGCAACATCCGCCGCTCGCCATTCTACGAACGAGAAGTCGAACTCGGCGGCTATTTCATGGAATTGGGCGGATGGGAGCGCGCGCATGGCTATGCCGCCAACGAGCACCTGCTGGAGAAATACGGCGACCGCGTACCGGTGCGCGAGAACGAATGGGACAACCGCCATTTCTGGCGCGTTTCCAATGCCGAACATCTCGAACTCACCGAAAACTGCGGCATCATCAATCTCTCCCACTTCGCCATGTACGATATCGAAGGCCCCGACCATGTCGAACTGATGGAGTGGCTGTGTGCCGCCAAGATTGGCGGCGACGCCAATATCGGCAAGGGTATCTATACCCACTTCCTCGATGACGAAGGCATGGTGCGCGCCGACTTCACGGCAATCCGCATGGCTGATCGTATCCGCATGATCAATGGCGCCGATGCCGGGCCTCGTGACTTCCACTATATGCGCCGCGTAGCCGAAGATAAGGGCTTTGACGTCACCATCATTGATGTGACCGAAAAATACGTCACCATCGGCATATGGGGTCCGAATGCGCGTGAAAACCTGAAAAAGGTGGTTGAGAACCCGGAAGGCCTTGATGCGGAAAACTTCCCGTTCGCTGCCATCAAGCCTATCAGGATTGCAGGCAAAGACGTTACCGCCTTCCGCATTTCCTATGTCGGCGAGCAGGGCTGGGAACTGCATATGCGTTACGAAGACGGCCTCGCCGTCTGGGATGCGCTTCGCTCCACCGGCGTGATTGCGGTTGGTGTCGAAACCTATGCCAACACGCGCCGCATGGAAAAGAGCCTGCGCCTGCAGAATGCCGATCTGCTGACCGAATACAATCTTCTGGAAGCAGATCTTGCCCGTCCCAAGGTCAAGGAAGCTGACTTCCGCGGCAAGGCAAAGCATCTGGAATACCGCGCCCGCGAGCACCAGCCAGCGATGCTCTGCACGCTGGTGATGACTGACAATCTCGATAAGAACGGCGTGGCCCGTTATCCGGTCGGCATCATGCCGGTACAGGACCCTGAAACGGGAGAGACGCTTGTCGACGAGTTGGGCCGCCGGTCTTTCACCACATCCGTCGCTTATGGCCCAACCATCGGCAAGAATATTGCTCTTGCCTATCTGCCCTGGGCTTATTGCCAGGAAGGCCGCAAATTGAGCGTGGAATATTTCGGTGAGACTTATCCGGTCGAAGTGCGCTCTATCGGTTATAAACCGCTCTACGATCCGGAAAACTTGAAACCTCGAAGCTGA